The genomic segment ACGGCGGGCAGCGTGTAGAGCGCGACGGGCAGCCCGACGGTGTCGAGCAGGAACACCGCGCGCTGGGTGGTGATGCCGCTGGTGGCCAGGGCGCTCAGGAACAGGTACGCGGTGAAGGCGCTGAGCAGGGGGTGCCGCCGGATGACGCCGACGCCGTCGCGGAACTCGCGCAGGACGCCGGTGCGCCCGGTGTCCTCACGCGGCGCGCGGGTGTCGGGGGCCTTCAGCAGCATCAGGCAGCACGCGCTGATCAGGTAGGTGAAGACGTCGGCGAGGAACAGCAGGGCGGCGCCGAGGGCCGCGGCGATCGGCGCGCCGACGGTGTTCGCGACCGACCGGGAGAGCATCTCGCTCGACTGGAGCTTGCCCCTGGCGGTGCGGGGATCGTCGACGCCGAGCGCGTGCAGGTGGGAGAAGTACAGGCTCTCCACCACGATGCCCACCGAGTTCAGCACCACGGTGAGCCCGGCGAGCCAGGCGACGGTGAGCGCGTCCACGGCGGCGGCCAGCCCGCAGGCGGCGACCGCGGCGGCGGCGACCAGGTCGGCGGTGATGAGCGCGCGGCGCGGACGGCGGACCCGGTCGAGCAGCACCCCGCAGAGCGGGCCGAAGAGCAGGGCGGGCAGCGTGCCCGCGACGACGATCAGCGACATCTCCCGGGCACCGGCGCCCAGCCAGGCCACCGCGATCAGGGAGACCGCCGCGCTGGTCAGCGTGGTCCCGAAGACGGAGGCGACCTGTCCGACGAGGAACAGCCGCAGGTCGCGGCGGCCACCGTCACCGGCGTTCCGGGGGTTGTCGGGTGCGGTGGCGGGGCGGTCCGTGGTGACGGACATGGCTTCTCCTTCCGGGAGGAAGCGGGCGGCTCAGCCGAAGAAGGCGTCCTCGCAGTACGCCACGGACAGCACGCTGATCGGCGCGTCGGCACCGAGGTCCTCCTCGTCCGGCGCCAGGGCGGCCAGCGCGAGCGTTTCGGTCATGGGCTTGCCTTTCTGGGTTCGACGCGCCGTCCCGGCAGGCGCGGGGGCCTGCCGGGACGTGCGGCGTGCGGGCGGATCAGGCGGGGCTGAGCTCGTTGTCGTTGCCGCACTGGGAGAGGCTGTAGGTGCTGATCGGGGCGTCGGTCTCGACCTCTTCGGGCTCGGTCTGGAGCTGGAGGCGAAGTACGTGGTGCACGGGGCTTTCCTTCCTGTGAATCGGATGCCGGGGTTTGCGGAGGGGGCGGCCCGCCGGACGCGGCCCGCGGGCCCGCCCCACTCCGCCGGTCACCCTGGTCAGCCGACCGACGGCTCCAGCTGGCTGTTGCCGCACTGGGTCAGGCTGTAGGTGCTGATCGGGGCGTCCGCCTCGACCTCTTCGGGGGTTTCCTGGTTCTGCAGGCGCAGCACGGAGTTCATCGTGTTCCCTTTCTCAGTGGGGTTTTCGGGGAGGGGGAGGGTGATCAGGCGGGCGAGATCTCGACCTGGCCGCCACCGCAGTGGTGCTCGCTGATGGTGCTGATCGGGGCGTCGGCCTCGACCTCGTCCTGGTTGTCCTGGACCTGGAGGCGCAGCACGCTGTTCATGGTGTTTCCCTTCGGTTGGTGTTCTCGCACTTCCCACCGGCCGGGTGGCCGGGAGTCTCCGGTGCCGCTGTCGCGGCGGGGGCCGCCTCGTCCTCGGGGAGGAGGGCGTCCAGGGTGAAAAGCGGGTCGGGTTCCCGTTCGAGCACCTGGTGCAGGGCCAGCAGCACGCCGGCGGACCCGCTCCACAGCTCGGCGGACAACCGCTGCCCGTGTGAACCGGCCCAGCGCACCCCGGTGGCGTGCGGCACGGCGTACTTCACCAGCGCCCGCGCCGAGTCCAGGGCGCGGTCGGCGAGTTCCGGCCGGTCGAGCAGCCGCGCGGCACCGGACAGGGCCAGCCCCATCCCGGCCTGCCCCTGGAAAAGTCCACTTGAGACGGTGAACCGGATGCCGAGCGAGCGGAGGCAGCCTTCGAGTACGGTGGCCAGCTCGTCGTCGCGCACCACGGTCAGGTACCGCGACAGCACGTGGACGAACCCGGCGCTGCCGGCGAACAGGTAGGGCATGTTCCGGCGGTCCTTATCCGAGACCCGGAAGCCCAGTCCGTCGACCTCCAGCGGTTGCCGGTGGTCCAGCTCTTCGCGGAGCAGTTCGACGCCTCGCCGCATCGGTTGTGGGTCGCCGCTGAACCGCGAGAGGTAGTACAGGGCCAGCGCGACGCCGGGACGGCCGTGGACCAGTCCGGAGGCGTTGTCCTTGCCCAGCAGGGGAGTCAGGTCTTCGGGCAGCTCGTCGAGCAACCGCCCGGCGGTGGCCAGGTCGGCGTGATCGCCGACGGTGGCGAACCGGTGCAGGTGGGCCAGTGCCAGCCCGGCCGTGCCGCCGCCGAGGGTCGCCGACCGGCGGAGCAGGGGGTGCGCCGAAGCAGCCAGCAGCAGTTCGTCGGCTGCTTCGCGCTCACCGAGGTCGGCGAGCACCCAGGCGATCCCGGCGTTGCCGAACAGCAGGCCCGGCCCGAGTCGTTCGGCACCGGCCAGCGATTCGTCCCGCAGCGAGCGCACCCAGCGGGGATCGGGCACGCGCCCAGCCACCCGCAGGGCGTGCAGCACACCCGCGGTGCCGTAGGCCACGCACCGCGTATTGCTCAGGTAGCCGTCGGGAACGGTCGGGAAGAGAGTGTCCTTTCCCTGTCCCGCCATGGCTTCCAGGGCGTCCGCGGTGGCGTCGCGCAGGTCCCTCAGGTGGGGTTCGGGCCGCTGCGACACCTCCTCGGGCGTGGGCAGCGCCCCGGTCGGCGGCGGCTGGAACCGCAGGACCGTCTCGCGCAGCTCGTCCGGCACGGGGCCGTGCTCGGCGAGTTCGGCGAACAGGTGGTGCAGGGAGTCGGGGGAGCGGTCGGCGATCTGGTGCAACGGGAAGACCAGCATCTGCGCGACCGCGCTCAGGCCGTAGTCGTCGTAGTACTCGGCCGCGAGGCTGCCCTGGCGGTCCGGGTCGGCTGCCTCGGGCGGGAAGTACCCCGGCGTGGCCGGCGCGTTGATCGGCCGGTTGGCCGGCTGGGCGGACTCGAAGTCGATGAGCCGCACGCGGTCGTCCTCGTCGATCAGCACGTTGCGCGGGTTGATGTCCACGAACACGTAACCGTTGCGGTGCAGCCGATCCAGCACGCCGGAGAGTCCGTTGAGGACGTTCAGGCAGCGGCGGTAGTAGGCGGCGTAGCGTTCCGGCGGCTGCCCGGTCTGGATCACCGGCGTGTTCGCGACGGTCCACTTGGTCAGGGTCGTGCCGGGCACGAGCTCGGTCACCAGGTAGCTGTGTTCCCAGTGCGTGAAGAACTCGACCGGTTCCGGGCAGCTGCCCGGCGCCACCTCGTGCAGTGTGCGCAGCGTCAGGTACTCGGCTTCGAGGCGTCGCCGGGCGTCGGTCCCGTTCCACACGTAACCGTTGTGCGCCCTGGCTTCCTTGATGAAGACCTGGCGTCCGCCCGCGGTACGGGCGCGGTAGGCGCCACCGGCGTTGCTGTGCTGGAGCACCGCCTCGAAGGTGTAGCCGTGGAAGCTGACCTCGCCGTCGTCCAGCTCGTCGAGCGCGGTGGTGAACGGATCGGTGACACCCTCGGGCAGGTGGAACTCCGGGCGCCGCTCGTCGGGCACCAGCCGTCCGTCGACCCCGCGCACCATCGGCGTGCTGGTGCCGTCGTGCTCCAGCCGGGGCTGGGCGGAGAAGGCGCCGTAGCGGTAGGAAACGCAGTGCGACTCGCCGAAGCGGCGGTCGGTGAGCACGTAGGGCCCGTCGATCCCGGCGAGCGCGGCGTCCAGTGCGGCCAGCACCTCGTGGGCGAGCTCGGGGGTGGGCGGGTAGAGGGCGCAGAACTTGCCGCTCTGCGCACGGGAGGCGTGCTTGCCGTGCAGCCAGAGGAAGAACTTGTGCCCGCTCAGGTGCTTGAACGGCACCCCGAGCCGGGTGCACACCCCGGCGACCACGTCCAGCACCTTGGCCGAGTTGGCCAGCGAGGCCGAGACGTGCACCTTCCAGCCGTGCTCCGGCAGAGCCAGGCCCTCGGGCGACCAGAAGGTCCAGACGTCGAACTCCGCCGACCGCCAGCCGGCCGGTGCCGAGGCGATCCGGTACCGGGGACCCGGGTCCGCCGCCGCGAGCGGGGTGAAGAAGTCCTTGTCCGCCAGGGTGAACGCTGCGTCCCGCATCTGCTTCGCCTCCTCGTTTCCGCCGCCGGTTCCGGTGACAGGAGAAGCATCTCCGGCGAGCGGGCGCGACGACAGGCGTCCGGCGGTCAGCAACCGGACGAGGCCGGTGGCAGGAAGCTGACGCGCGGGGGTTTCCGGTGCTCGTCCGCCGGGTAGTAGCTCGGTGCAGGACGACGATGGAGGCGTGATGAGCGACAAGGCCGAGAACAAGACCGACGAACTCAAGGGCAAGGCGAAGGAAGCCGTCGGTGACGCCACGGGCAACGAGCAGTGGCAGGCCGAGGGCAAGGCCGAGCAGGGCAAGGCCAACGTGAAGCAGGCCGGCGAGAAGCTCAAGGACGCCGTCAAGGGCGTCACCGACTAGTCGCTTCCCCGGGTGGGCGGGTTGCCGCCCACCCGGCTTCGTCAGTCCACATAGGAGATCCCAGGAGAGACGGCGCTTCGGGCGTGGGTGAAACCACGGAAGCGGGCGGTCACCGCCGATTAGGTTGGGCCGTATCCGGCTTTCTCCTGGGAGGGATCACATGCGCAAGCGCATGCGCGCGGGTGCGGTCGTCGTCGCGCTGGGGGTGCTGGGGGCGGTACCGGCCGCCGCGGATCCGGCGCCAGGGGCGCCCGGGGTCGGGGACCCGATCTACCCGCGGGCGGGCAACGGCGGTTACGACGTCCAGCACTACGACATCGACCTGCGTTACCAGCCCGCCACCGACGAACTGACCGGGCAGACCACGCTGCACGCGGTGGCCACGCAGGACCTTTCGCAGTTCAACCTCGACTTCGCGCTGAAGGTCACCTCGGTGCGGGTCGGCGGGGAACCGGCGAGCTTCCGGGTGGACGCCGCCGACAAGACCGAGCTGATCGTGACGCCGGGTGCACCGGTGGCCCAAGGCCGTCCACTGACCGTGACCGTCGACTACGCCGACATCCCCTCACAGGTGCAGGTGGACGGCGTCCAGGTCTGGCACCGCACCGAGACCGGCGGGGTGTCAATCGGGCAGCCCCGCAGTTCCGAGACCTGGTTCCCGGCCAACGACCACCCGTCGGACAAGGCCACCTACCGCGTCTCGGCGACCGTGCCCGCCGGGACGACCGCGCTGTCCAACGGCGTGCTGACCAGCCCCTCCCAGCCGGTGCCCGGCTGGAGCCGGTGGGAGTGGCGGGCGGACGAGCCGATGGTCAGCTACCTGCCGTTCATCGCGCTCGGCAAGTACGAGCTCAACGAAGGTGTCGTCGGCAACAAGCCGTACTACACCGCCTACGACGAGTCGCTGCGCGAGGTGCTGCCGACGGCCAAGGAGGCGATCGAGCGCACCCCGGAGATCACCGATTTCCTGTCTTCGAAGTTCGGCCCGTACCCGTTCGGCTCGCTCGGCGGGGTGGCCACCACCGGCTGGAACTCGGCCATCGAAAACCAGACCCGGCCGGTGTACGGCACCCTGTTCGAGGTCGGCAAGGACGGCACCTGGGTGGTCGCGCACGAACTGGCGCACCAGTGGTACGGCGACTCGGTCGCGCTCGCCGACTGGTCCAACATGTGGCTCAACGAAGGCTTCGCCACCTACGGCGAGTGGCTGTGGTCGGAACACCGTGGCAGCGGCACCGCCGCCGAACTGGCCGACGCCTTCTACGCGAAGTACCCGGCGGAGGACGCGTTCTGGCAGCTCAAACTGTGGCCGGGCACGCGGCTGTTCGCGAGCGCGGTCTACGAACGCGGCGCGATGACGCTGCAGGCCCTGCGCACCGAGGTCGGCGACGACACGTTCTTCCGGATCCTGGAGGGCTACCACTCGAAGTACCGCGGTGGGCACGCCACCACGCCGGACTTCATCCAGTTCGCCGAGGACCTGGCCGGCCGCCAGCTGGACGCACTGTTCCAGACGTGGCTCGCCGACCCGGTCAAGCCCGCCACCGGCCCGAACGGCACCCCGGTCACGACGGTGAAGCACCTCCCGGTGATGGACGAGATGATCCACGGGCACCACTCCGCGCACCCGCACTGAGCCTCGCGTCGACAGCGCGAACCCAGCGCACCTTCTGCACCCCGCGACTGATCGTGTAGAGCCAGATCAGCCCCGCGCACGCGACCGCGGCCAGCAGCAGAACACGGGAGCCGCCGGAAACCGACGGCGCTTGCTGCACGACGAACGCGAGGCACAGCAGCGGCGGCGGCAGCAGGAACGCTCCGGAAGCCACCAGGATGCCCATCCGCGAATCGCGTGAAGGCAGCGCCGGGAACCCGGACGCGGTGAACCCGGTGCGGAGGAAGGACTCCCAGCCGAGAACCGCCTCGCCCACCCGGGCGGTGACCCGCGGGCGGAGCACGGTTTCCAGGTACGCCGCGATGCGGAACAGGGCCATCACGTGATCGCTGTAGCGGAGCCACAGCACGCAGGAGAGCACCGAAAGCACCAGCAGCGCCGAGCCGAGCTTGGCCGCCGCCGTCACCCCGACCCCCATCCCGGCGATGTTGAGCGCGAAGATGGCACTGGCGTTGGTCTGGTGAAAGATCAACTCCGCGCGGAGGCTGTCGTACTCCGCCTTGTCGAACTCGCCGGCCTCGTCCACCCTGGTCGCCCTCCCGCCGCCTGCCCCGCTCCAGCTGATATCGGACCGCGACGGTCGCCCGTCACAACGACGGGATCGCGACTGCCCGTGTTCGAGATGTTTGTCTTTGACCGTTTTCGCGCCGCGGGTGGGCATTTTCAGCCAAGAACTGGTCTAGACCTGCGCAGGCACCGACACTCTGGGCGTACGTGTTGCTCCGGTCCCCCGCCTCGAGGAGTCATCATGCGTCGAAGAAACCTGCTCAACCTGACTGCGACGGCGTGCCTCGCGCTCTCCGTCATCACCGTGGGTACCGCTGGTAGCGCGGTCGCCTCGCCCGGGCTGGTCGAGGCGATGCAGCGCGACCTCGGCCTCACCTCGGCCCAGGCGCACACCCGCCTGGCCGAGGAAGCCAGCGCGAGCCGGGTGGCTCCGGTGGCGCAGGAGGCCGCCGGGACCGCGTTCGGCGGGGCCTGGTTCGATCCCGAGCGCGGCAAGCTCGTCGTCGGGGTCACCGACGACACCGCCGCCCAGGCGGTGGAGCGCACCGGCGCCGTGGCCGAGCGGGTCGAGGTGAGTGCGGCCCAGTTGGACGCCACCAAAGCGGCGATCGACGCGCGGGCCGCGCAGGCTCCGGCTGAGGTCAGCGGGTGGCGAGCCGACCCCCGGTCCGGGAGCGTGGTGCTCACGGTCCAAAGTGGAGCGGACAGCCCGGAGCTGGCCGCGTTCCTCCAGCAGGCGCGGGAAGCCGGGCCGGTCCGGATCGAGGAAGGCCCGAAGCCGGTGTCCTTCGCGGCCGGGACGGTCGGCGGTGATCCCTTCTACATCAACGGCAACGTCCGCTGCTCGATCGGCTTCTCCGTGCACGGCGGGTTCGTCACGGCCGGTCACTGCGGTGGCGTGGGCAGCTCCGTCACCGGCTGGGACGGCTCGGCGATGGGCTCCTTCCACGGCTCTTCATTCCCCGGCAACGACTACGCCTACGTCGGCATCGGCAACGGCTGGTGGACCGCGCCCGTCGTGCTCGGCTGGGGCACGGTGAGCGACGCGCTGGTCCGCGGTTCCTGGGTCGCCCCGGTCGGGACCTCGGTGTGCCGCTCCGGCTCCACCACGCACTGGCACTGCGGCACCGTGCTCGCGCACAACGAGACGGTGAACTACGCCCAGGGCGCGGTGCACCAGATGACCAAGACCAGCGTCTGCGCCCAGCCGGGCGACTCCGGTGGCTCCTTCATCACCGGCGACCAGGCACAGGGCGTGACCTCCGGGGGCTGGGGCAACTGCAGTTCCGGCGGTGAGACCTGGTTCCAGCCGGTCAACGAGATCCTGCAGACCTACGGACTGTCACTGGTGACCGCCTGACCCACCGCCCGGGATCGGTGACCGCGCCGATCCCGGGCCAGGCGGTATCGCGGCCGTGCGGTCCTAGTAAGGTCAGCGACGATGATGACGCAGCCGGTGGGTCAGTTCACGGGGGCGCCGGGACTGACCGGCCAGAAGGTGCGCCTGCGCCCGGTCACCCCCGCTGATCGGCGCACGCTGACCGGGTTCGACCGCGAAGCCGCGTCGCGCAACGCCATCGGGGGCTACCAGCACTGGGCCGCCCACCGCTCCGGCGACAACCTCCAGTTCGCCATCGAGACCCGGTACAGCAGGCTGCTGGTCGGCTCGATCAAGGCCGACGGGGGACTCGGCCGGTTCAGCTACGGCATCGGGATCGGCTCGTCCTACCGCCGCTGCGGGTACGCCGCCGACGCGATCACCGTGCTGTTGACGCACATGTTCCAGGACCGCGGCTACCGCAAGTGCGAGGTCGGCATCTATGGCGGCAACCTCGCTTCGCTTTCACTGCACGGCGTGCTCGGGTTCCGCGAGGAGCGCCGGATCCGGGACACCGAACTGCACCGCGGCGGCATCAAGTACCTGGTCATGATGGCCATCACCGCGCCGGAGTTCGCCGCGTACCGCCCGCCGCCCGAGCCGCAGCGCGGCCGCCACTGGCGCACCCGGCGTGGCCGCCACTGGTTCAACGACAAGTCAGCCTGAGCCCCCGAAGGAAGCTTGTCGACAAATCGCCACCCAATTCTGAGTCCACTGTGGACTCAGGGTTCGGTACCCCGCCACCGCAGCACTTCCAGTGCCGCCGCCACGCTGATCGCGTTGTCCGCCAGCGGCTGGGGGAGCAGTTCGTCCGCCCGCGCGAGGCGGCGCAGCACGGTGTTGCGGTGGGTGTACAGCCGTTCCGCGGTGCGCGTCGTGTTGCCCAGTTCGCGCACGTAGGTCAGCACGGTCTCGCGGGTGTCGGCGTCGGCGGTGCGCAGTTCACCGAGGGTGTCGGCGAGGAATTCGTCCGCCTGCGCGGGCTGGCTGGTGAGCAGCGCGGCGAGCTGGACGTCCGGGTACCGCGCGACCTGCTGCGGTGAGGTGAGCCGCGTCAGCATCCGCTGCGTGGTGGCCGCGTCGAGGTGGCTGCTGCGGAAGCCGTCGACGTCGGCGCCCGGCCTGCCGATGGCCACCCGCGCATCCGGGTAGGCGGCCAGTTCCGCGGTCAGCTGCCGGTGCCGAGGCGCGGTGCCGACCGGCAGCCAGACCCACAACGCGGCGGCGCTGGCCACGACGGTCAGCCGATGAGCCGCGTCGGCCGCGCGCATGACGGCTTCGGCGGCGGCTTCCAGCTGGTCCGACGCGGTGCCCGAGCCGCTCCAGATGATCGCGGCGGTGTGCCTGCCGGTGAGGCCGTAGCCCAGCTGGACCTCGGCGCGGGCCCGGCTGATCGGCGCGCCCTCCAGCAGCAGCGTGACCACGGCCCGGCGTTCGGCGTGCGCACCGCGGGTGAGCTCGGCGCGTTCGACCCGCATCTGCTCGGAAACCGCGGCCACCGTGTCGTCGATGAAGGTGCCGATGGACAACGCGGAGACGTCGAGCAGCTCCCGCAGCCGCGCCGGGTCGTCGGTCAGGTCGAAGCAGATGTCCATCCACCGCCGCCAGGCCACGCTCTGCGCGGTCCGGTACGCCTCCAGCGCGGTCTCGTCGAGGCCGCGGCGCACCAGGTCGCGGGCCGACTCCAGCAGTTCCGGCGAGGTGTTGGCCGGGACCCGCTTGCCCGGGTGGGAGACGTTCGCGGCCGCCCAGTGCAGCAGGTTCGCCAGGTTCGCCCGCCGGGTCGCCGCGGCGAGCACCGGGTCCTCGGCGACCGGCCGCATCCGCTGGCTGCTCAACGAAGCCACGTGCAGTTCCTCCAGCCAGTCCGGCCGGAGGTTCAGCACGGTCTCGGCCCCACGCTGGAAGAGCCGCCGCCCGGCGGCGGACAGCCGGGGCCACTCAGCACTTTGCACCACCACGGCAGCATGATGGTGCCTGTTGCACTGGCGCAAGGGGCGGTTGGTGTCGCAAGGTGGGGCCATGACCACGGAGACGCACCTGGACGTGCTCGTAGTCGGGGCCGGGATCTCGGGCATCGGCGCCGGCCGGTACCTCAAGGCCGAGCACCCGGCGAAGAGCTTCGCCATCCTGGAGGCGCGCGGCGCGTCCGGCGGTACCTGGGACCTGTTCCGCTACCCGGGCATCCGCTCGGACTCCGACCTGCACACCTTCGGCTACGAGTTCAAGCCGTGGCGGGACCGGCAGTCCATCGCCGACGCCCCGCGCATCCTGTCCTACCTGCGGGAAACCGTGACGGAGAACGGACTGGACGCCCACATCCGCTACCACCACCGGCTGGTTTCGGCGGCGTGGTCCAGCGAGAGCGCCCGCTGGGTGGCCGAAGTCGAACGCACCGACACCGGCGAACGCCTGCGGCTGAGCGCGAACTGGCTGTTCTGCGCCGGTGGGTACTTCCGTTATGACGAGGGGTTCACCCCGAGCTTCGAAGGCCGCGAGCGGTTCGGCGGCCCGATCGTGCACCCGCAGCACTGGCCGGAGGACCTCGACCACGCCGGCAAGCGCGTGCTGGTGATCGGCAGCGGTGCCACCGCGGTCACCCTCGTGCCCGCGATGTCCGGCACCGCCGAGCACGTGACGATGCTGCAGCGCACGCCCAGCTACGTGATGCCGGTGCCGCGTGAGGACCGGGTGGCGAACCTCGCGCGGAAGGTGCTCGGCGACGAGCGCGGCTACGCCTTCGCCCGGCGCGCGAACATCGCCAAGCAGATCGGCGTGTGGAAGTTCTGCCAGCGGTTCCCGGCGGCGGCCCGCAAACTCATCCGCTGGGTCAACACTCGGCAGCTGCCCAAGGGCTATCCGGTCGACGAGCACTTCAACCCGCCCTACGACCCGTGGGACCAGCGGCTGTGCGCGGTGCCCAACGGCGACCTCTTCCGCGCCATCCGCCGCGGCACGGCGTCCGTGGTGACCGACCGGATCAGCACCTTCACCGAACGCGGGGTGCTGCTCGAATCCGGCCGGGAACTCGAGGCCGACATCATCGTCACCGCGACCGGGCTGAACGTGCAGGCGTTCGGCGGGGTCGAGCTCACCGTCGACGGCGAGCCGGTGAACCTGCCGGAAACCGTGGCGTACAAGGGGATGATGCTCTCCGGCGTGCCGAACTTCGCCTTCGCCATCGGCTACACGAACTCGTCGTGGACGCTGAAGGTCGGGCTGCTGTGCGAGCACTTCTGCCGCCTGCTCGCGCACATGGACGAGCACGGCTACGACACCTGCCGCCCGGAGCCCGCCGATCCGGCGATGCCCACCCGGCCGCTGCTGGACTTCGCCGCCGGGTACGTCCAGCGCGCGGTGAACCAGTTGCCGCGCCAGGGCGACCGCATGCCGTGGCTGACCTCGATGAGCTACCACGCCGACGTGAAACTGCTGCGTGCGGACAGCGTCACCGATCCGGAACTGCACCTGTCCCGGGCGGCCGCGCTCGTCTGAGCCGGGTCAGCGCACCGGTTCGGCGGGTGGCAGCCACTGGCTCGCCGGGTCGAACCGGTGCAGACCGGCGGTGATGTGCTCGGCGAGGAGCGGCAGCGCCGGGTGGCGGTTGCGCCGGTGCCACAGCATCGACCACGGGTAGAGCGGCGTCGGGTCGACGATCGGGACCTGCACGATCCCGGCGTGCCACGGCACGCGCATGCGCTCGCCGCCGAAGGTGAAGCGGTCGCGGGAGGCGGCGAGCTCGTCGAGCAGGTGGTCCAGCCCGAAGTGCGGGCCCGCGGTGTGGATGGTCAGGCCGAACTCCCGCCGCAGGTCGGCGTAGTAGTCCGCCCATTCGCTGCCCGGTTCGTTGCCGGGCATCCAGGCGACCCACTCGGCGAGCTCGGCCATCCGCACCCGGCGCCGCCCGGCCAGCGGGTGCCTGCGCCCGGCCAGCATGTGGTGTGGTTCGAGGTAGGCGGGCTGGTGCGCGATGGCCGGGTCGAGCGGCCCGGCCACCCTGGCGAACGCCACGTCGACCGAGCCGCTGAGCAGGGCGGGCTGCCCGGTCCGGAGCCCGCGCGAGGTGACGATGTCGATCTCCACGCCGGGGTGGGCCTCGTGGAAGGCGCGGATCAGCTCGGTCGGGGAGAGGCGGGTGCCGAGCACGTCGACCCGCAGCGGCCGGTCCGGCCGGCGCACCGAGCGCACAGCCTGGTCGGCCAGCGCGATCAGCGCCCGCGCGTCGGCGAGGAAGGCCGCGCCGTCGTCGGTGAGGTCCGTGCCGGTGGGGGAGCGGTGGAACAGGGTGGTGCCGAGGCTCGCCTCCAGCTTGGCGATCCGCTTGGAAGTCGCCTGCTGGGTCAGGCCGAGCCGGTCGGCGGCGGCGCCGAAGTGCCGGTCGTCGGCGACGGCGAGGAAGGCCCGGATCGCGCCGAGGTCCAGTTCCATCCCTGCTCCTCCCGCTCGGCCCGACCCTATCGCCCGTGCTCGGCGCAGAAGGCGGCCACGGTATTGTCGATCCACTCCCGGCCCCGCCAGTCGGGGCGCCGGGCGATCATCGCCGCCCGCACCTCTTCGAGGATCACCGGTTCACCCATCGCCGCATCACATCGCCGCCAGGTCTCATCGCGCACCAAGGCCAGGTAGTCCCGCACCTCGGTGATCAGCTCGGGCCCGCCGACGTCGCCGTGGCCCGGCACGACCACCGGCGGTGCTTCCGCGATCAGCTTGTCCAGTACCGCGATCCAGCGGGTGCCGGACACGTCGGTGTCGTGCGGCGGGAACCACGGGAAGATGGCGAACTGCCCGGTTTCGACCAGGTCGCCGGTGAACACCACCCCGGCGTCGGGCACCGTGACGAGCTGGTCGCCCGCGCTGTGCGCCCGGCCGGTGGCCCGCATCCGCACCGTGCGGCCGCCGAGGTCGAGCGTGTGGCTTTCCGGGTAGACCAGGTCCGGGGTGGGGATTTCGACGCCTTCGAGCTGTTCCGCGATCCATTCGCCGAGCCCGCGGAACATTTCCAGGTAGCCGGCGCCCCGGTTCGCGAGGTCGTCGGCCTGCGCCTGGTTGACCAGATAGGTCGCGTGCTCGCGGAACACCTGCGCGCCGAACGCGTGCTCGGGGTGGAAATGCGTGGTCGTCAAATACAGTTGCCGTCCCCGCGCGTGTTCCACGGCGAATTCGAGCACCTTTTCCGCGTTGCGCGGGCCCATTCCGGTGTCCACCACGAGCACCGCGTCCCGGCCGCCGATGAGACCGATGTTCGGCACCAGATCGGCGCCCCGGTTCGGGAGCACCACGAGATCCTCGGCGATTTCCTCTGCTGTCATGCCACCATTCCACGTGGCACGGAGCCCGCACGTCCAAGTCCGGTCCAGTATCCGCGATACCGGCGCAGTATCGTCACCGGTCATGGACCTGCGGACGCTGCGGTACTTCGTCACCGTGGCCGAGGAACGCCATTTCGGCCGGGCCGCGGCCCGGTTGCACATGACCCAGCCGCCGCTGAGCCGCGCGATCCGGGGCCTGGAAGCGGATCTCGGCGTGGACCTGTTCGAACGCACGGCGCAGGGCGTTTCGCCCACCGCCGCCGGGGTCGAGCTGCTGGCCGAGGC from the Amycolatopsis magusensis genome contains:
- a CDS encoding MFS transporter, with product MSVTTDRPATAPDNPRNAGDGGRRDLRLFLVGQVASVFGTTLTSAAVSLIAVAWLGAGAREMSLIVVAGTLPALLFGPLCGVLLDRVRRPRRALITADLVAAAAVAACGLAAAVDALTVAWLAGLTVVLNSVGIVVESLYFSHLHALGVDDPRTARGKLQSSEMLSRSVANTVGAPIAAALGAALLFLADVFTYLISACCLMLLKAPDTRAPREDTGRTGVLREFRDGVGVIRRHPLLSAFTAYLFLSALATSGITTQRAVFLLDTVGLPVALYTLPAVVATAVGAAGALYAPRLLARGVPPRTVLLWGLPAAAVSTAVLPLAGGGTPLVLLAMVLSTALPLLFGAAVNIALVGVINDEIGDQYFARITTLLGSVSTLAATLGALLGGSVGTALGVRSGIWVCVGIDLFAAVVLVLVARRPAPEEVRP
- a CDS encoding SapB/AmfS family lanthipeptide — translated: MNSVLRLQNQETPEEVEADAPISTYSLTQCGNSQLEPSVG
- the lanKC gene encoding class III lanthionine synthetase LanKC translates to MRDAAFTLADKDFFTPLAAADPGPRYRIASAPAGWRSAEFDVWTFWSPEGLALPEHGWKVHVSASLANSAKVLDVVAGVCTRLGVPFKHLSGHKFFLWLHGKHASRAQSGKFCALYPPTPELAHEVLAALDAALAGIDGPYVLTDRRFGESHCVSYRYGAFSAQPRLEHDGTSTPMVRGVDGRLVPDERRPEFHLPEGVTDPFTTALDELDDGEVSFHGYTFEAVLQHSNAGGAYRARTAGGRQVFIKEARAHNGYVWNGTDARRRLEAEYLTLRTLHEVAPGSCPEPVEFFTHWEHSYLVTELVPGTTLTKWTVANTPVIQTGQPPERYAAYYRRCLNVLNGLSGVLDRLHRNGYVFVDINPRNVLIDEDDRVRLIDFESAQPANRPINAPATPGYFPPEAADPDRQGSLAAEYYDDYGLSAVAQMLVFPLHQIADRSPDSLHHLFAELAEHGPVPDELRETVLRFQPPPTGALPTPEEVSQRPEPHLRDLRDATADALEAMAGQGKDTLFPTVPDGYLSNTRCVAYGTAGVLHALRVAGRVPDPRWVRSLRDESLAGAERLGPGLLFGNAGIAWVLADLGEREAADELLLAASAHPLLRRSATLGGGTAGLALAHLHRFATVGDHADLATAGRLLDELPEDLTPLLGKDNASGLVHGRPGVALALYYLSRFSGDPQPMRRGVELLREELDHRQPLEVDGLGFRVSDKDRRNMPYLFAGSAGFVHVLSRYLTVVRDDELATVLEGCLRSLGIRFTVSSGLFQGQAGMGLALSGAARLLDRPELADRALDSARALVKYAVPHATGVRWAGSHGQRLSAELWSGSAGVLLALHQVLEREPDPLFTLDALLPEDEAAPAATAAPETPGHPAGGKCENTNRRETP
- a CDS encoding CsbD family protein; its protein translation is MSDKAENKTDELKGKAKEAVGDATGNEQWQAEGKAEQGKANVKQAGEKLKDAVKGVTD
- a CDS encoding M1 family metallopeptidase, whose amino-acid sequence is MRKRMRAGAVVVALGVLGAVPAAADPAPGAPGVGDPIYPRAGNGGYDVQHYDIDLRYQPATDELTGQTTLHAVATQDLSQFNLDFALKVTSVRVGGEPASFRVDAADKTELIVTPGAPVAQGRPLTVTVDYADIPSQVQVDGVQVWHRTETGGVSIGQPRSSETWFPANDHPSDKATYRVSATVPAGTTALSNGVLTSPSQPVPGWSRWEWRADEPMVSYLPFIALGKYELNEGVVGNKPYYTAYDESLREVLPTAKEAIERTPEITDFLSSKFGPYPFGSLGGVATTGWNSAIENQTRPVYGTLFEVGKDGTWVVAHELAHQWYGDSVALADWSNMWLNEGFATYGEWLWSEHRGSGTAAELADAFYAKYPAEDAFWQLKLWPGTRLFASAVYERGAMTLQALRTEVGDDTFFRILEGYHSKYRGGHATTPDFIQFAEDLAGRQLDALFQTWLADPVKPATGPNGTPVTTVKHLPVMDEMIHGHHSAHPH